The Methanocella arvoryzae MRE50 DNA window CCTACGAGATGGCTCTGGGAGCGTCTGCCTGCGGGGATCGGGCGCTGGTACTGTCGAAGCACGTGGGCATCAACGTCATGGCCGACCCGGTGATCATTTCTGCCACCCACGGCATCGGGGCGGGTATCGTGGTCATCGCAGGGGATGACGTCGGAGCGATGTTGTCCCAGAACGAGCAGGACTCCCGGTGGTACGGGAAGCTGGGAGAAATTCCGGTGCTCGATCCCCAGGGGCCGGGGGAGCTCTATGATGCAATACTGGAAGGTTTTCTGCTGTCGGAGCAGATCAGCGCCCCGGTGCTGGTACGGGTGACTGAGCCGGTTCTCGTGAACACGGGCCCTGTAAACAGGCGGAAGATCCCTGAGGCGCAGAAAAAGATCGACCGGCATACCTGGAATTATACCATGCTCGGCAAGCACCAGAAATATATGAAGGATGGCTGGAGCCTGGCGCTGCACAGGGCGCTGTCCTCGCCCCTGAACAGGATCACCCGCAAGACCCGGATCGGCCTCATATCGTCGGGCAGCGCAAGCCAGCCCGCTGCAGAAGCGGCCGACGCGATGCGCCTGTCACATTTGTCCCTGGGCTTCGTAAACCCCTTCCCTAAAAGAAAGGTGGAGGACTTTGTCAACGAAAATGAGGCAATCCTGATCTGCGAGGAGCCGTCGCCCTACATCGAGTCCCACCTGTCCTCCCCGAAGGTGAAGGGCCGGTTTACCGGCCACCTCCCGCTGGCCGGAGGGCTGGACGTACAGATGATCATGGATGCTGCAGAGCACATCATGGAGCCGAAGATGTCCATCTCCGTCAAGCCCGAGACGATGGAAGCCAGGGGCTTCTTCAAGAAAGCCTGCGACGGCTGCCCGTTCCAGCCCGTATATGAGGCGATCAAAGCCCTGAACGTCAACGTCGCCAGCGACGTCGGGTGCTCAATCCTGACCTCCGGGCCGCCGTTCAACATGGTAGACGTTGCCTGCTCTCTCGGCTCGCCCGTCAGCGTGGCCGCAGGCTTCCGGCAGAAAGGCGTCGCCATGCTCGGCGACTTCGGACTGCTCCACACCGGCATGCAGGCGCTGCTCAACGCTAAATATAACGACCAGAACGTGCTGACAGTGATCTTCGTCAATCAGCGCGCAGCCATGACCGGCGGGCAGACAGTGCCCGACATCACAGGCATAGTCCAGTCTACCTTCGCCGACGTCACCATAGTAACAGAGGCCGCCGGGCTGACGACGGAGAAAGTGAAAGCAGATCTTGAAGGACTGCTAAAGCAGCCGGGGTTGAGTATATATCTGGTCAGAGGGCAGTGCCCTGAAGGTGCCATGCATCAGAAAGCAGCTTGATTGCTCGTGTGAGGTGAGACAGCAAGACGAACGCTGCGCTGTGCTATACTGGTTGCATACGTATGGAGAGACAGCAAGACGAACGCTGCGCTGTGCAAAGCCTCACAGATTTCACAGATTGAAACAGAATCCACAGATTTCTACTCGATTGCACAGATGATGACGGATTCGATTCCACAGATAACTAAAAAAACTGATCGACTGTCTTAAAACTGATATCTGTGATCGAATAATAATGCGTATTCCTTCTGTGATATCGAGTAGTAATCTGTGGTTTCTGCAGAGAAATCTGTGGAATCAATCAGAATCTGTGGCATCTGTGAGGAGTAGCACAGCGCAGCGTTCGACAACGTTCACCCACACAGAGATAACAGTTAGAGAGTAGCCTTGTAATAGTGATGGCCGGCACAGCGCAGCGTTCGACAACGTTCACGAACTCAGGGGCAGCGATACATCGTGCCGCCCAAAACGCTGGAACACCCTTTTTCCCCGCCCGGCACACTTTAAGCCGTGGACAAAAAGCTGGACTCAAGTTACACGACATACCCCTGGGGCTGGCATAACAAGTACGTCGGGCGCTGGACAATCGAGGTGCCGCTGAGCAGGGAGAAGATCGGCGTGTTCGGGCATGGTTGCCTGCTGGACATCATTATGGATCTGATGGGCATCACCGGAGATCTATTCTTCCCGACGCAGATCGAGTGCCCCTTCCGGCATACCCTTTTCGAGCGTCCGGTGCCGCTGCCGCCCGGCATCGTCCGGGAAGCGCTGGACAGGCAGTGGTCCCTCCGCAGCATGGCAGATGAGAGTTTCGCGCCCCAATGTGAGCTGTACGGGCTTTCCCACATCTACGTCAACAACCCGGGAGGCATTGTCAGGGCCCTGGTGCCTCATGCGCTCTGTTTCCGGCTGGAAAGCACTTTGACCGGCAGCAATCCTGTAGCCCGGCTGTCGGTCTACACCAAATGCGATGCCTGGCTTGAGAAGACCATCGACGGGCTGGATAACACGAAGGTCGGGCAAAAGAACGCTGCCATCCTGACCGGGGCACTGGCCGAGATAGAAGAGCGGCTGGCGGGGAAGATCATTGAGTTCCAGACGGAGTTTGAGAATGTCGAGATAGAGAAATATTCTGTAAAAAACAAATTGAAAGCAACTCTCAGCACAGAGAATTACTGAGTGTTGCTTGTTATATTTTAAAAATCTCAGGGCGCAGAAGCCTCTGGTGTATTAAATTTCTGGCCCACCACGTGGTCGATGAGGTCTTTGAGCTCGTTCCTGCGGATGGATTTCTTGAGCTCGCTGAGCCGCTTGATCTCGCACAGCACCTGCGTTGTCTCGGCTTCGCTCAGGGTGTAGCCCATCTGCCTGGCCATGTAGCAGAGGGCCTTGCTGCCGCTGTGCTTGCCGAGGATGAACTCCCGTTTGCCGCCGACGAGTTCGGGGCTGAAGACCTCATACGTGCGGTCGTTTTCGAGCAGGGCGGCGATGTGGATGCCGGACTCGTGGGCAAAGGCGTGATCGCCGACGATGGCCTTATTCTTAGCCATGCAGATGCCGGAATACTTCTGGACCATCCTCGACAGATCGGTGATCCTCGTAGTGTCGTACTTGTCGACACCGTACTGGATGCGCAGGTTCATGAGGACTTCTTCGAGTGCGGCATTGCCGGCACGTTCCCCGATGCCGTTGGTCGTGGTGTGCAGCTGTTTTGCGCCTGCCTCGGCAG harbors:
- a CDS encoding thiamine pyrophosphate-dependent enzyme — its product is MAPVSLNGVEAVRAAAEDAGVRMATGVPGYPINAVFSALQEAKADPGSADKMPVAQWQFNEKIAYEMALGASACGDRALVLSKHVGINVMADPVIISATHGIGAGIVVIAGDDVGAMLSQNEQDSRWYGKLGEIPVLDPQGPGELYDAILEGFLLSEQISAPVLVRVTEPVLVNTGPVNRRKIPEAQKKIDRHTWNYTMLGKHQKYMKDGWSLALHRALSSPLNRITRKTRIGLISSGSASQPAAEAADAMRLSHLSLGFVNPFPKRKVEDFVNENEAILICEEPSPYIESHLSSPKVKGRFTGHLPLAGGLDVQMIMDAAEHIMEPKMSISVKPETMEARGFFKKACDGCPFQPVYEAIKALNVNVASDVGCSILTSGPPFNMVDVACSLGSPVSVAAGFRQKGVAMLGDFGLLHTGMQALLNAKYNDQNVLTVIFVNQRAAMTGGQTVPDITGIVQSTFADVTIVTEAAGLTTEKVKADLEGLLKQPGLSIYLVRGQCPEGAMHQKAA